One part of the Salmo salar chromosome ssa10, Ssal_v3.1, whole genome shotgun sequence genome encodes these proteins:
- the LOC106560408 gene encoding NAD-dependent protein deacylase sirtuin-5, mitochondrial-like, whose translation MASPGPGHPWCVQSEPVQGMGVLTLLREVMLRKSPNPAHLAIAECEARLQRQGRRVTVITQNINELHYCARSTNVLEIHGSLFKTSCMSCGNVAVSHKSPICAALEGKGAPEPNTSDAQITPHHLPRCEQGGCSGPLRPDVVWFGETLDSDILTRVEEELDRCDLCLVVPLPRPLWDHPAPCTGTP comes from the exons ATGGCAAGCCCAG GACCTGGCCACCCCTGGTGCGTTCAGTCAGAACCCGTCCAGGGTATGGGAGTTCTAACACTACTGAGAGAG GTGATGCTGAGGAAGAGCCCCAACCCAGCCCATTTGGCCATAGCAGAGTGTGAGGCGCGGCTGCAGAGACAGGGACGCCGCGTCACCGTCATCACACAGAACATCAACGAGCTGCACTACTGCGCCAGATCCACCAATGTCCTGGAGATACACG GCAGTCTGTTTAAAACCAGCTGTATGAGCTGTGGTAATGTTGCGGTCAGCCACAAGAGCCCCATCTGTGCTGCCCTGGAGGGCAAAGG tGCACCAGAGCCAAACACCAGTGATGCTCAGATCACTCCTCATCACCTACCCAG GTGTGAGCAGGGCGGCTGTAGTGGTCCGCTCAGGCCTGATGTGGTCTGGTTTGGGGAGACTCTGGACTCTGACATCCTGACTCGCGTTGAAGAGGAACTAGACCGCTGTGACCTCTGCCTAGTG GTTCCACTTCCACGGCCCCTGTGGGACCACCCTGCCCCCTGCACTGGCACGCCATGA